Proteins encoded together in one Mycobacterium sp. MS1601 window:
- a CDS encoding DUF998 domain-containing protein — protein MGATVYLASEALAAKALPGYSYLYNYLSDLGVATVMNVGFVVHGALFAVGAVVVTHGAEPVLTRRGFVAAAAVNALGNVVIAVFPSYLDTKVPWHGIGAGLAIIGGNLALVVGGGAGRWSWCRSVYPIIVWELVTAVVLLAGRSR, from the coding sequence GTGGGCGCGACTGTCTACCTGGCCTCCGAAGCTCTTGCAGCAAAGGCACTCCCAGGCTACAGCTACCTGTATAACTACCTCAGCGACCTCGGCGTCGCAACCGTTATGAACGTCGGGTTCGTGGTTCACGGTGCATTGTTCGCAGTCGGAGCCGTCGTTGTCACCCACGGAGCGGAGCCGGTCCTGACCAGGCGCGGTTTCGTCGCGGCCGCCGCGGTGAATGCGCTGGGCAACGTGGTCATCGCCGTGTTCCCGAGCTACCTCGACACCAAGGTGCCGTGGCACGGTATCGGCGCCGGGCTCGCCATCATCGGTGGCAACCTGGCCCTCGTTGTGGGTGGTGGCGCCGGCCGCTGGTCCTGGTGTCGGTCGGTGTACCCGATCATCGTCTGGGAGTTGGTCACCGCGGTGGTGCTGCTCGCGGGACGTTCGCGGTAG
- the crtI gene encoding phytoene desaturase family protein, giving the protein MTLRFRQPRRVVVVGAGLSGLSAAMHLAGRGVAVTVLERGHHPGGRMGRADIDGYRLDTGPTVLTMPEIIDDAFAAVGESSADRLDLIPVAPAYRASFADGTALQVHSDAAAMAAEVERFAGPQQAQGYLQLRQWLTRLYDVEFDGFIGSNFQSPLSLVNSDLLRLLSIGGFRRWDSVVRRFLTDERLQRVFTFQALYAGVPPQRALAVYAVIAYMDTVAGVYFPRGGMRAVPDAMAAAASAAGVEFRYGTSVTELIHSGGVVSTVGTDTGERFAADAVVLTTELPDTYRMLGRTPRRLLRLRPAPSAVVAHIGCRATGSDLPHHNILFGDAWRDTFREIIDHGTVMSDPSLLVTRPTVADPTLAPEGRDLLYVLAPAPNTEVGTIDWSAIGPAYTEQMIETVDRRLPGLIEDPQLLDVVDPSGWARQGMAAGTPFALAHNFTQTGPFRPANRIRGIDNVVLAGSSTVPGVGVPTAVISGRLAAERLTGSPSRRQQTMVVR; this is encoded by the coding sequence GTGACCCTGCGTTTCCGTCAACCCCGCCGCGTGGTGGTGGTCGGAGCTGGTCTTTCCGGGCTCTCTGCTGCCATGCACCTTGCCGGCCGCGGTGTCGCGGTCACAGTGCTGGAGCGCGGCCACCACCCCGGCGGACGGATGGGCCGAGCCGACATCGACGGCTACCGGCTCGACACCGGGCCCACCGTGTTGACCATGCCGGAGATCATCGACGACGCCTTCGCCGCAGTGGGCGAATCCAGTGCCGACCGCTTGGACCTGATCCCGGTGGCACCGGCATACCGGGCCTCCTTCGCCGACGGCACCGCACTGCAGGTACACAGCGATGCGGCGGCCATGGCCGCCGAGGTGGAACGCTTCGCCGGCCCGCAGCAGGCGCAGGGCTATCTGCAACTGCGCCAATGGCTCACCCGCCTCTACGACGTGGAGTTCGACGGCTTCATCGGATCGAACTTCCAATCACCTCTTTCGCTGGTGAACTCCGATTTGCTGCGGTTGCTGTCCATCGGCGGGTTTCGCCGCTGGGACTCCGTGGTCAGGCGATTCCTGACCGATGAGCGCCTGCAGCGGGTGTTCACCTTCCAGGCGCTGTATGCGGGGGTGCCGCCGCAGCGGGCGCTCGCGGTGTACGCCGTCATCGCCTACATGGACACGGTCGCCGGGGTGTACTTCCCGCGGGGCGGCATGCGTGCCGTGCCGGACGCCATGGCTGCCGCAGCCAGCGCCGCAGGAGTCGAATTCCGTTACGGCACTTCGGTGACCGAGCTGATACACAGTGGCGGCGTGGTCAGCACCGTGGGTACCGACACCGGCGAGCGGTTCGCGGCCGACGCCGTGGTGTTGACCACCGAACTGCCCGACACCTACCGGATGCTCGGTCGAACGCCGCGTCGATTGCTACGCCTGCGTCCGGCGCCATCCGCCGTGGTGGCGCACATTGGCTGCCGCGCAACAGGTTCAGACCTTCCCCACCACAACATCCTGTTCGGAGACGCCTGGCGCGACACCTTCCGGGAGATCATCGACCACGGCACGGTGATGTCGGATCCGTCGCTGCTGGTCACCAGACCCACCGTCGCTGATCCCACACTGGCACCCGAGGGCCGCGACCTGCTCTATGTGCTGGCTCCTGCCCCCAACACCGAGGTCGGCACCATCGACTGGTCGGCGATCGGTCCCGCCTACACCGAGCAGATGATCGAGACGGTGGACCGCCGGCTTCCCGGCCTGATCGAGGACCCCCAGTTGCTCGACGTCGTGGATCCGTCCGGCTGGGCCCGGCAGGGCATGGCCGCAGGCACCCCGTTCGCGTTGGCGCACAACTTCACCCAGACCGGGCCATTCCGGCCGGCGAACCGGATCCGCGGTATCGACAACGTGGTGCTCGCCGGGTCGTCCACCGTGCCCGGAGTCGGCGTCCCGACGGCGGTGATCTCCGGCCGACTGGCCGCCGAGCGGCTCACCGGTTCTCCTTCCCGCAGACAACAGACGATGGTGGTGCGCTGA
- a CDS encoding phytoene/squalene synthase family protein, with the protein MLSSELDAAGVHDPQLREAYRVCRELNAEHGRTFFLATRLLAPDQRPAVHALYGFARRADDILDDLDSTATIAQRQELLERLRIQLFNRLVNDEADGDDPALSAVVHCARTFGISWDLFDDFLTSMRMDLTVTDYADRPALQRYMHGSAEVIGLQMLPVLGTVGPREEAATYAAALGTAFQLTNFIRDVDEDLDRGRVYLPADELAAHGVDRDLLQWCHDNRVTDPRVQRALTEQVAITREVYSVAEQGIPLLDPRSRPCITAALTLYSEILDRVEDMGFLVFGQRATVGNRRRLQVAAVGLLDAWRSRHTRAA; encoded by the coding sequence ATGCTCAGCTCTGAACTCGATGCCGCAGGCGTCCACGACCCCCAACTGCGCGAGGCCTATCGGGTGTGCCGCGAATTGAACGCCGAACACGGCCGCACCTTCTTTCTGGCCACCCGCCTGCTGGCGCCGGACCAGCGTCCCGCCGTACACGCGCTCTACGGGTTCGCCCGCCGCGCCGATGACATCCTCGACGATCTCGACTCCACCGCCACCATCGCGCAGCGCCAGGAACTGCTCGAGCGCCTGCGAATCCAGCTGTTCAACCGTCTGGTCAACGATGAAGCCGACGGGGATGACCCGGCGCTGTCCGCTGTGGTGCACTGCGCCCGCACCTTCGGCATCAGCTGGGACCTGTTCGACGATTTCCTGACCTCCATGCGGATGGACCTGACCGTCACCGACTACGCGGACCGGCCAGCGCTGCAGCGCTACATGCACGGCTCGGCCGAGGTGATCGGCCTGCAGATGCTGCCGGTGCTGGGCACGGTGGGTCCCCGCGAGGAGGCGGCGACGTATGCCGCGGCGTTGGGCACGGCCTTCCAGCTCACCAACTTCATCCGCGATGTGGACGAGGACCTCGATCGCGGCCGCGTCTACCTGCCCGCCGACGAGCTCGCGGCGCACGGTGTGGACCGGGATCTGCTGCAGTGGTGCCACGACAATCGTGTCACCGATCCGCGGGTGCAGCGGGCACTCACCGAGCAGGTCGCCATCACCCGTGAGGTGTACTCGGTTGCCGAGCAAGGGATCCCGTTGCTGGATCCGCGCTCTCGACCCTGCATCACGGCGGCACTGACGCTCTACTCCGAGATCCTGGACCGGGTCGAGGACATGGGTTTCCTGGTGTTCGGCCAACGAGCCACCGTCGGTAACCGCCGCCGTCTACAGGTGGCGGCAGTGGGGCTGCTGGACGCCTGGCGCAGCCGGCACACCCGGGCGGCGTGA
- a CDS encoding lycopene cyclase domain-containing protein — protein MDRWQYLLVLAACLAITAPLEFLGTGVYRQIGRAARAILPVAAVFIAWDLVAILADIWSYNPQYITGVHIGPVPLEELLFFLVIPMCGLLTYSAVEGIVARLRKRSRVRRT, from the coding sequence ATGGACCGCTGGCAGTACCTGCTGGTGCTGGCGGCCTGCCTGGCCATCACCGCGCCGCTGGAGTTCCTCGGCACCGGGGTGTACCGCCAGATCGGTAGGGCGGCACGGGCGATCCTGCCGGTGGCCGCGGTGTTCATCGCCTGGGATCTGGTGGCCATCCTGGCTGACATCTGGTCCTACAACCCGCAGTACATCACCGGCGTCCACATCGGGCCGGTGCCGCTGGAGGAACTGCTGTTCTTCCTGGTGATCCCGATGTGTGGGTTGCTCACCTATTCGGCGGTGGAGGGCATTGTGGCCCGGCTGCGCAAGCGTTCGCGGGTGCGACGCACGTGA
- a CDS encoding lycopene cyclase domain-containing protein translates to MIGYTLPTAVAVIVVCVLEWKVLRTGIFRKPVYWISMVIVLGFQIPVDGWLTKLSAPIVLYDEQHTTGIRIPWDIPVEDFFFGWAMVTAVLMLWERSRTKESR, encoded by the coding sequence GTGATCGGCTACACCCTGCCCACCGCCGTCGCCGTGATCGTGGTCTGTGTCCTGGAATGGAAAGTGCTGCGCACCGGTATCTTCCGCAAACCGGTCTACTGGATCTCGATGGTCATCGTGCTGGGCTTCCAGATCCCGGTGGACGGGTGGTTGACCAAGCTGAGCGCCCCCATCGTCCTCTACGACGAACAGCACACCACCGGCATCCGCATACCGTGGGATATTCCCGTCGAGGACTTCTTCTTCGGATGGGCCATGGTCACCGCTGTGCTGATGCTCTGGGAACGCTCCCGCACCAAGGAATCCCGATGA
- a CDS encoding FAD-dependent oxidoreductase produces MSDRRRVEHPAPRGLPNAATLDRPPRVAVVGAGIAGLTAATALAERGVRVQIVEREHHLGGRVGAWTEVLDDGTPVAMNRGFHAFFRQYYNLRAVLRRVDPDLGMLTAVQDYPLVDGDGRRDTFRGLPTSPPLNAIAFALRSPTFRLRDLIRLDARAAAPLAAVSVPEIYRRLDDTDAEAFLAAINFPEAARHLAFEVFSRSFFARPSQLSAAELATMFHIYFLGSSEGLIFDVADSNFDVALWNPLRKYLENLDVTFRTGTGVDRIDAGDEFYVHCGSGHDIAVDAVVMATDVEGLQRITAASPGLGDHHWRNRVAAMGRAAPFVVHRLWLDRPVHPHRPAFLGTGGLEPLDNVSVLERYEQQAADWARSTGGSVVELHSYAVGEDEPDLREPLLDRLRQLFPETAGAQVIAERILRRADCPRFAPGDFADRPGVHTPTPGLVLAGDGIRVDLPVALMERAATTGFCAANALLHGFGIAGHPIHTVPTRGRMPVLSKLAGRVNR; encoded by the coding sequence ATGAGTGACCGCAGACGCGTCGAACACCCCGCGCCCCGGGGACTGCCGAACGCTGCAACGCTCGACCGTCCGCCACGGGTGGCAGTGGTGGGCGCAGGCATCGCCGGGCTGACCGCGGCCACCGCGCTGGCTGAGCGCGGCGTGCGTGTCCAGATCGTGGAACGCGAACATCATCTCGGTGGCCGGGTCGGCGCGTGGACCGAGGTGCTGGACGACGGCACCCCCGTGGCGATGAACCGAGGTTTCCACGCCTTCTTCCGGCAGTACTACAACCTGCGCGCAGTACTGCGTCGTGTCGATCCGGATCTGGGCATGCTCACCGCGGTGCAGGACTACCCACTGGTGGACGGGGACGGCCGGCGCGACACCTTTCGTGGACTGCCCACGTCACCACCGCTGAATGCCATCGCCTTCGCGTTGCGCAGCCCCACTTTTCGGCTTCGGGACCTGATCCGCCTCGACGCCCGGGCTGCCGCACCGCTGGCTGCGGTGTCGGTACCGGAGATCTACCGGCGACTCGACGACACCGATGCAGAAGCATTCCTGGCAGCCATCAACTTTCCCGAGGCGGCCAGGCATCTGGCTTTCGAAGTGTTCTCCCGCAGCTTCTTCGCCCGGCCGTCGCAGCTGTCGGCCGCCGAGTTGGCCACCATGTTCCACATCTACTTCCTGGGCTCGTCGGAGGGTCTGATCTTCGATGTCGCGGACTCCAACTTCGATGTCGCGCTGTGGAATCCGCTGAGGAAGTATCTGGAGAACCTCGACGTGACGTTCCGCACCGGCACCGGCGTGGACAGAATCGACGCCGGCGACGAGTTCTACGTGCACTGCGGCAGCGGCCACGACATCGCCGTCGACGCGGTGGTGATGGCAACCGATGTCGAAGGCCTACAGCGCATCACCGCGGCCTCCCCGGGACTCGGCGATCACCACTGGCGTAACCGGGTGGCGGCAATGGGTCGCGCGGCGCCGTTCGTGGTGCACCGATTGTGGCTCGACCGACCCGTACATCCTCATCGACCAGCGTTTCTCGGCACGGGCGGGCTGGAACCGCTGGACAATGTGAGTGTGCTGGAGCGCTACGAGCAGCAGGCCGCCGACTGGGCACGCAGCACCGGAGGATCGGTGGTGGAACTGCACTCCTATGCAGTCGGCGAGGACGAACCCGACCTACGGGAACCCCTGCTGGATCGCCTGCGTCAACTGTTCCCCGAGACCGCCGGGGCGCAGGTGATCGCCGAGCGGATACTGCGACGCGCCGATTGTCCACGGTTCGCACCCGGCGACTTCGCCGACCGCCCGGGCGTGCACACCCCGACGCCCGGATTGGTGCTCGCCGGCGATGGTATCCGGGTGGATCTGCCGGTGGCGCTGATGGAACGTGCCGCCACCACCGGCTTCTGCGCCGCCAACGCACTGTTGCACGGCTTCGGCATCGCCGGACATCCCATCCACACCGTCCCGACGCGGGGCCGGATGCCGGTGCTGAGCAAGCTGGCAGGAAGAGTGAACCGATGA
- a CDS encoding DUF5914 domain-containing protein: MNLLRKASKATPFQVLPRVRWAQQRATWRDADPAIINSALRRALERPSGNWYVIAAAGDIGSKPHAVSVAGRELVAWRDTDTTLHVAPAACPHLGADLCTGVVDRGALVCPWHGLRLSGHPRQGWAPFPAHDDGVLAWVRLDDVGGETPTETPILPVRPTEPRLSAVTRLSGLCETRDIIANRLDPWHGAWFHPYSFTRLEVLDAPPPEADLPEHLDRFVVAVTFHIGRLGVPVIAEFSCPEPRTIVMHIVEGEGSGSVVETHATPLGPGPDGRPRTAVVEAVIAHSDRPGFVHAPRASALVAPLMRHAATRLWRDDLVYAERIYALRTLTDHTPR; the protein is encoded by the coding sequence ATGAACCTGTTGCGTAAAGCGTCGAAAGCCACACCGTTTCAGGTACTTCCGCGGGTGCGTTGGGCGCAGCAACGTGCCACCTGGCGCGATGCCGACCCGGCCATCATCAACTCGGCTCTGCGACGGGCACTCGAGCGCCCGAGCGGCAACTGGTATGTCATCGCCGCCGCAGGCGACATCGGGTCCAAGCCCCATGCCGTCAGCGTCGCCGGGCGTGAGCTGGTGGCGTGGCGCGACACCGACACAACGCTGCACGTCGCACCCGCCGCCTGCCCGCATCTGGGCGCCGATCTGTGCACCGGCGTCGTGGACCGCGGTGCGCTGGTGTGCCCGTGGCACGGCCTGCGGCTGAGCGGCCACCCCCGGCAGGGCTGGGCGCCGTTTCCGGCCCATGACGACGGTGTGCTGGCCTGGGTGCGCCTCGACGATGTGGGTGGCGAAACACCCACGGAAACACCGATTCTGCCCGTTCGGCCAACGGAACCGCGATTGTCCGCCGTGACGCGTCTCAGCGGGTTGTGCGAGACGCGGGACATCATCGCCAACAGGCTGGACCCTTGGCACGGCGCATGGTTTCACCCGTACTCGTTCACCCGCCTCGAGGTGCTCGACGCTCCGCCGCCCGAAGCCGACCTGCCTGAACACCTGGATCGCTTCGTCGTCGCGGTGACGTTTCACATCGGACGGTTGGGGGTGCCCGTCATCGCCGAGTTCAGCTGCCCTGAGCCACGCACCATCGTCATGCACATCGTCGAGGGTGAGGGCTCGGGAAGTGTGGTGGAGACGCACGCCACCCCGCTGGGTCCCGGCCCCGACGGACGCCCACGCACCGCCGTCGTCGAGGCGGTGATCGCGCATTCGGACCGGCCGGGTTTCGTGCACGCCCCTCGCGCCTCGGCGCTGGTGGCGCCCCTGATGCGCCACGCCGCCACCCGGTTGTGGCGCGACGACTTGGTGTACGCCGAACGGATCTACGCGCTGCGCACCCTCACGGACCACACACCACGGTGA
- a CDS encoding FHA domain-containing protein, with protein MPTCVEGHTSTATDYCDVCGSAMSAAPPAPAAQVCSACGATINGRFCESCGHDSALPAPTPAPVAPSTSVAVWTAVVAADREFYNRVLARGGPDTVGFPQFFPERRITLQQSTTLIGRRNVGQGVEPEIDLGIHPSDRGVSTQHAVLRVRGDGLTITDLGSTNGTSLNGSETLLAEGQETTLADGDRIHVGAWTTITVVCGP; from the coding sequence ATGCCGACCTGTGTGGAGGGACATACCTCGACGGCCACCGATTACTGCGATGTGTGCGGTTCGGCGATGTCCGCTGCCCCACCGGCACCTGCGGCACAGGTGTGTTCGGCGTGCGGTGCGACGATCAACGGCCGGTTCTGCGAATCCTGCGGCCACGACTCGGCGCTCCCTGCGCCCACGCCCGCTCCCGTGGCGCCGTCGACTTCGGTGGCGGTGTGGACGGCTGTGGTGGCCGCCGACCGGGAGTTCTACAACCGGGTGCTGGCCCGCGGCGGACCTGACACCGTGGGCTTCCCGCAGTTCTTCCCCGAGCGTCGAATCACCCTGCAGCAGAGCACGACTCTGATCGGCCGACGCAACGTGGGGCAGGGGGTGGAGCCGGAGATCGATCTGGGTATCCACCCCAGCGACCGCGGCGTCTCCACTCAGCATGCCGTGCTGCGGGTGCGTGGTGACGGGTTGACCATCACCGACCTGGGCTCCACGAACGGTACCAGCCTCAACGGTAGCGAGACGCTGCTGGCCGAAGGCCAGGAGACCACCCTGGCCGACGGCGACCGTATCCACGTCGGGGCGTGGACCACCATCACCGTGGTGTGTGGTCCGTGA